A genomic region of Ignavibacteria bacterium contains the following coding sequences:
- a CDS encoding PQQ-binding-like beta-propeller repeat protein: MKNSVVALLLTFLTLIFFFSCSSVKIKDRIEVNADDWLQRGGNPQNTNQNLFTSISSQNIRQIWTFNADAGFPKTAMIAADAILFTSTLRGDMYAVDISTGKNLGKFGKIGGAPNCPAYSSSEIILTFDGDPESSILSYNLKTGSENWRKNLGMIRTSPVIDSEFVYVSSTGSATYKLNLTTGELVWQFENTASDSLGLKPFFSSPVVNGNNVIVCNVNGFIYCLNKQTGKINWSYKTNAPVYSDPSIYNNKLFVCSDDKNIYCMNLDGSLLWKKDLNTTFISSCSFYGNNVIVSGVDGVIHSLDVNSGNENWQFKTAGTINGSPLVVNDKILISSLDRNFYILNTNDGSKFWEMSFESRLKASPLVWKNFLFIACENKEIYCFKYE, translated from the coding sequence ATGAAAAACAGCGTTGTTGCTCTTCTCTTAACATTTTTAACCCTCATTTTTTTCTTTAGCTGCTCATCAGTCAAAATTAAAGACAGGATTGAAGTAAATGCCGATGATTGGCTTCAAAGAGGCGGAAATCCGCAGAATACGAACCAGAACTTGTTCACTTCCATATCATCACAAAACATCCGTCAAATATGGACATTTAATGCCGATGCAGGTTTTCCGAAAACTGCAATGATTGCAGCAGACGCAATTTTATTTACTTCAACGCTTCGCGGTGATATGTATGCAGTCGATATTTCAACGGGAAAAAACCTTGGGAAATTCGGAAAAATCGGCGGCGCACCCAACTGCCCTGCATATTCAAGCTCCGAAATTATTCTTACATTCGACGGTGACCCTGAAAGCTCTATACTGAGCTACAATTTGAAAACAGGTAGTGAAAATTGGAGAAAAAATCTTGGCATGATTAGAACTTCTCCGGTTATTGACAGCGAATTTGTTTATGTAAGCTCAACCGGTTCGGCAACATATAAATTAAACTTAACAACAGGTGAATTAGTCTGGCAGTTTGAAAACACTGCATCAGACTCTCTCGGCTTGAAACCTTTTTTTTCATCTCCGGTTGTAAATGGAAATAACGTAATCGTCTGCAACGTAAACGGATTTATTTATTGCCTCAATAAACAAACAGGAAAAATTAACTGGTCTTACAAAACAAATGCCCCGGTTTATTCTGACCCTTCTATATATAATAATAAATTATTTGTCTGTTCAGATGATAAAAATATTTACTGCATGAATCTCGACGGTTCTCTACTTTGGAAAAAAGATTTGAACACTACTTTTATTTCTTCATGTTCGTTTTATGGAAACAATGTTATCGTTTCCGGAGTTGACGGAGTTATACATTCGCTTGACGTAAATTCTGGAAATGAAAATTGGCAGTTTAAAACCGCAGGAACAATAAACGGCTCGCCGTTAGTTGTAAATGATAAAATTCTTATCAGCTCACTTGATAGAAATTTCTATATACTAAACACAAATGATGGAAGCAAGTTTTGGGAAATGTCCTTTGAGTCACGCCTGAAAGCATCTCCGCTTGTCTGGAAAAATTTTCTCTTCATCGCCTGCGAAAACAAAGAGATATATTGCTTTAAGTATGAATGA
- a CDS encoding tetratricopeptide repeat protein, producing the protein MNEFDDLDYFEDSDSDNEGTGSYDKNGGNSKNKKRKFDINNPSDPELLEEYITELFDKQEFDEALIHINKYIELFPYSSEMWHKKALILDGIGKFDEAIEYYDKAILLNPNDTEIHLNKAITLENLEKYEDSIQTLLNVMTMEPDNTEAIFNLGLTYERIEKYNEAAECFRKVICLDNTHKDAYYELGYCYDFLDMLEESIIAYKRHLDLAPLNYNAWYNLGIVQNRMGRFMKAIESYEMSIAIREDLSPAWYNMGNAYASLGRLYKAIDCYNKALELKNEDPYCYHNIGNAYEEIGEYRKAIDYFTKSIVLDPKNYESFYGRGNCYYCLDEYEKAINDFNSSLVLCKDFSEIWYSKADAELAMGKTAEALKSYERVVKLEAKNFDAWFDYGCALVDTKSFTKAISAFDNAIKHNPKWVEPYYEKAKVYFLSGDYAKGIEMLEEAFKIKPEDRFDYDINSGFEKVMKFLMKK; encoded by the coding sequence ATGAATGAATTCGATGATCTCGATTATTTCGAGGACAGCGATAGTGATAATGAAGGCACGGGTTCTTATGATAAAAACGGGGGAAATTCCAAAAATAAAAAGCGAAAATTCGACATTAATAATCCTTCTGACCCAGAGCTTCTTGAAGAATACATAACCGAGCTTTTCGACAAACAAGAGTTTGACGAAGCTTTAATTCACATTAATAAATACATAGAATTATTTCCTTATTCATCAGAGATGTGGCATAAAAAAGCTCTGATACTCGACGGCATCGGAAAGTTTGATGAAGCAATTGAGTATTACGACAAAGCAATTTTACTGAATCCGAATGATACTGAGATTCATTTAAACAAGGCAATCACTCTCGAGAATCTTGAAAAATACGAAGACTCTATTCAAACACTTTTAAACGTAATGACTATGGAACCTGATAACACAGAAGCCATTTTTAATCTTGGCTTAACATACGAAAGAATTGAAAAATATAATGAAGCCGCAGAGTGCTTCAGAAAAGTAATCTGTCTCGATAACACACACAAAGATGCATATTATGAACTGGGATACTGCTACGATTTTCTTGATATGCTTGAGGAATCTATCATAGCATATAAGAGACACCTTGATTTAGCTCCGCTCAATTATAATGCGTGGTATAATCTTGGTATTGTGCAGAACAGGATGGGCAGATTTATGAAAGCAATTGAAAGTTATGAGATGTCAATTGCAATTAGAGAAGATTTATCACCGGCATGGTATAACATGGGCAATGCTTATGCATCGCTCGGAAGATTATACAAAGCAATCGATTGCTATAATAAAGCACTTGAATTAAAAAACGAAGACCCTTATTGCTATCATAACATCGGAAATGCTTATGAGGAAATAGGCGAGTACAGAAAAGCGATTGATTACTTTACAAAATCAATCGTTCTTGACCCGAAAAATTACGAATCATTTTACGGTAGAGGAAACTGTTATTATTGTCTCGACGAATATGAAAAGGCAATAAATGATTTTAATTCATCGCTTGTGCTTTGCAAGGATTTTTCTGAAATCTGGTATTCAAAAGCCGATGCAGAACTTGCAATGGGAAAAACTGCAGAGGCATTGAAAAGTTATGAGAGAGTTGTAAAGCTCGAAGCTAAAAATTTTGATGCATGGTTTGATTACGGCTGCGCATTGGTTGATACAAAAAGCTTTACAAAGGCAATCAGCGCTTTTGATAATGCAATAAAGCATAATCCTAAATGGGTCGAGCCATACTACGAAAAAGCAAAAGTATATTTTCTTTCCGGTGATTATGCAAAAGGAATTGAAATGCTTGAAGAAGCATTCAAGATAAAACCTGAAGATAGATTTGATTATGATATTAACAGCGGCTTTGAAAAAGTAATGAAGTTTTTAATGAAGAAGTAA
- a CDS encoding ATP-binding cassette domain-containing protein, translating to MLKLENVSFSYPAKEIFKSINLFINYGEFIFLVGESGIGKTTLLKLIYRDVLPQKGDIVFEDFDFAKMEKSDTPYLRRKIGVIFQDFKLMYDRNIYENIAVPLYIAGEKPDKIKKKVYDISSKLGIMDKLKDSPHDLSGGELQRTAIARAMITEPKLLIADEPTGNLDPFISLEIVKLINEINMKGTAVIFATHNFEIVRKMRDKRIIQIKEHKLFEVKLKV from the coding sequence ATGCTTAAATTAGAAAACGTATCATTTTCATATCCCGCAAAAGAAATTTTTAAATCTATAAATTTATTTATTAACTACGGTGAATTTATTTTTCTCGTTGGTGAAAGCGGAATAGGAAAGACTACTCTGCTCAAGCTTATATATAGAGACGTTCTTCCACAAAAAGGAGATATTGTTTTTGAAGACTTTGATTTTGCAAAGATGGAAAAAAGCGATACGCCTTATTTGCGCAGGAAAATCGGGGTTATTTTTCAGGATTTTAAGCTTATGTATGACCGCAATATTTATGAAAACATTGCCGTTCCTTTATATATAGCAGGAGAAAAACCTGATAAGATTAAAAAGAAAGTTTACGATATTTCATCCAAGCTGGGAATTATGGATAAGCTTAAAGATTCTCCGCATGATTTATCCGGAGGCGAGCTTCAGCGGACTGCAATTGCAAGAGCAATGATTACCGAGCCAAAGTTGCTTATTGCAGACGAGCCAACCGGAAACCTTGACCCGTTTATTTCACTCGAAATTGTTAAGCTCATAAATGAAATAAACATGAAAGGCACTGCGGTAATATTTGCCACTCACAATTTTGAGATTGTCCGTAAGATGCGGGATAAAAGAATTATTCAGATTAAGGAGCACAAACTCTTCGAAGTGAAATTAAAGGTGTAA
- the pdxA gene encoding 4-hydroxythreonine-4-phosphate dehydrogenase PdxA, which translates to MPKILPKILLTIGDPAGIGPEIILKIFSRKSIASKFDLTVIGKKSILDFYSKKLSLPKIPSDRVVEIKSGVLFKPGKTNKSCGKLSGLAIKKAVELCLRGKFDAMVTLPISKYSLNLAGYKFDGHTEMLGKLTKCSPLMILYSDKLIVSLVTGHNSLKDTAKKISQKRIIDKVILTNNILVRDFNIKKPKIAVLSLNPHSGDGGVLGNEEIKIIAPAITKLKNAGFNIEGPFAADGYFGNKTYKKFDVTIAMYHDQGLIPFKMMAYETGVNYTGNISIVRTSPDHGTAFDIAAEGKANINSTVNAIKLAAKISENKNH; encoded by the coding sequence TTGCCAAAAATTCTGCCTAAAATATTATTAACAATCGGAGACCCAGCGGGCATCGGACCTGAAATTATACTTAAAATTTTTTCTCGAAAATCCATTGCATCAAAGTTTGATTTAACCGTAATCGGTAAAAAATCCATTCTGGATTTTTATTCGAAAAAATTATCTCTTCCAAAAATTCCATCAGATAGAGTCGTTGAAATAAAATCCGGTGTCTTATTCAAACCGGGCAAAACCAATAAATCCTGCGGAAAACTCTCCGGTTTAGCAATTAAGAAAGCTGTTGAATTATGTTTGAGGGGTAAATTTGATGCTATGGTCACTCTGCCAATTTCCAAATATTCATTGAATCTGGCAGGATATAAATTCGACGGTCACACTGAAATGCTCGGCAAATTAACAAAATGCTCGCCCTTAATGATTTTGTACTCTGATAAATTAATCGTTTCGCTTGTCACGGGACATAATTCCTTAAAAGACACTGCAAAAAAAATATCACAAAAAAGAATTATTGATAAGGTTATATTAACGAATAATATTTTAGTCCGTGACTTCAATATTAAAAAACCAAAGATTGCGGTCCTCTCTCTTAATCCGCACTCGGGTGACGGCGGAGTTTTAGGAAACGAAGAAATTAAAATCATTGCGCCTGCAATTACTAAACTAAAAAATGCAGGTTTTAATATTGAAGGTCCTTTTGCTGCAGATGGTTATTTTGGCAATAAAACTTATAAAAAATTTGACGTGACTATTGCAATGTATCACGACCAGGGACTTATCCCTTTTAAAATGATGGCTTATGAAACAGGTGTTAATTATACAGGCAACATAAGTATAGTTCGCACATCTCCTGACCATGGGACTGCATTCGATATCGCAGCCGAAGGTAAAGCAAATATTAACAGCACGGTAAATGCTATAAAGCTTGCTGCAAAGATTTCTGAAAACAAAAATCATTAA
- the rsfS gene encoding ribosome silencing factor has product MQPKELADKIAQLMLDKKAEDVVIMDLKELTTITDFFVICSASSDVQVKAIADHIDNELGKVKESAWHSEGYTNRSWVLLDYVNVVAHIFLNQTRRFYNLEGLWGDAVIEEVQDK; this is encoded by the coding sequence ATGCAGCCAAAAGAATTAGCAGATAAAATTGCGCAGTTAATGCTTGATAAAAAAGCAGAAGATGTTGTAATAATGGATTTAAAAGAGCTTACTACTATTACTGATTTTTTTGTAATTTGTTCAGCTTCATCAGACGTTCAGGTTAAGGCAATAGCCGACCATATTGATAACGAGCTTGGAAAAGTAAAAGAAAGCGCATGGCACAGCGAAGGTTATACTAACCGAAGCTGGGTACTGCTCGACTATGTTAATGTTGTTGCACATATATTTTTGAATCAAACACGCAGATTCTATAATCTCGAAGGATTGTGGGGTGATGCAGTGATAGAAGAAGTTCAGGACAAGTAA
- a CDS encoding LytR C-terminal domain-containing protein has protein sequence MKEETKKNVLNYILNIAIIILFGVCAYLGFSLIMNANSGKDIPPQQKLSDTTKVKTNQPNLTVQLEVLNGTSQSGVAGIFTDFLRKQGFDVVDYGNYQSNDEPKTLIIDRTGNNLKCKKIAASLGVNEKNIIQQINPELYIDASVVIGKDYKELKPFTEK, from the coding sequence TTGAAAGAAGAAACAAAAAAAAATGTTCTTAATTATATTCTCAATATTGCAATTATAATCTTGTTCGGAGTTTGTGCTTATCTTGGTTTCTCGCTGATAATGAATGCAAACTCCGGAAAAGATATCCCTCCGCAGCAAAAATTATCTGACACGACAAAAGTAAAAACTAATCAGCCGAATCTGACTGTCCAGCTTGAGGTTCTCAATGGCACAAGCCAGAGCGGAGTTGCAGGCATTTTCACCGATTTTCTGCGCAAACAGGGATTTGACGTTGTTGATTATGGAAACTACCAGTCAAACGATGAACCGAAAACACTTATAATAGACAGAACAGGAAATAATCTTAAATGTAAAAAAATTGCAGCATCACTCGGTGTGAATGAAAAGAATATCATACAACAGATAAATCCTGAACTTTATATCGATGCATCTGTTGTAATCGGAAAAGATTATAAAGAACTAAAACCTTTTACTGAAAAATAA
- a CDS encoding choice-of-anchor J domain-containing protein yields the protein MRKKLFYIPVLTMLVLGFYLGFSDLDPKGSRTPQTYSDNHGNTTPVEIQSAGTVVFVDSLNGNNDTTALKSRGYKPYYRGTGPQGTTATWYQGTTPFPAFNGPATGYVAANYNVVTNINNIDSWLVLPRIAGTGILSGDSLYFYERSITGNTFPDSMRVMYSANDSTPEGSWTELGRFLNTISGSWTRRGYRAPSASLNGRFALRYCVANGGPNGANSNFIGVDMITIERTAAPPPPSTWHEQTTPVTTTLYSVSAVDNNVVWACGAAGRVIMTTNGGTWVNATGTGIPAALALYNIWGINSTTALVTGSDAVGTYIYRTSNSGSTWTQVHSQAGGFFNVILMSNATTGWVQGDPVSNRWSLWGTTNGGVTWDSTGRFLPMTGSEAGWNNSAHWVGNNIWFGTNNTKVYYSANNGQTWTGQALGELNSYAVNFNATGTGFAGGALLRMSTNNGSSWAANTTLGTGNFTGIANNGNEWWQVRQANGIFYSSNNGTSWTQQHTAPAGTYSFITRARDGFMLYAVRSNGAVSKWGPTSGIDPVSTVASDYKLSQNYPNPFNPATKINFSLPKNGFVTLKVYDILGKEVATLVNEFKATGTYAVDFNATNLASGIYLYKIQADGFTATKRMMLVK from the coding sequence ATGAGAAAGAAACTTTTCTACATTCCGGTGCTAACTATGTTAGTGCTCGGATTCTACTTGGGTTTTAGTGACTTAGACCCTAAAGGAAGTAGAACTCCACAAACTTATTCAGACAATCACGGCAACACCACTCCTGTTGAAATTCAATCAGCAGGTACAGTAGTTTTTGTTGATAGTTTGAATGGTAACAATGATACTACCGCTTTAAAAAGCAGAGGTTATAAGCCATACTATAGAGGTACAGGTCCTCAGGGAACGACCGCAACATGGTATCAGGGAACAACTCCGTTTCCGGCATTTAACGGACCTGCAACAGGTTACGTTGCTGCAAATTACAACGTAGTAACAAACATTAATAACATTGACAGCTGGTTAGTATTACCAAGAATAGCCGGCACAGGAATTTTATCCGGTGACTCTTTATATTTCTATGAAAGGTCAATAACCGGAAATACATTCCCTGACTCAATGAGAGTTATGTATTCGGCTAACGATTCCACTCCTGAAGGAAGCTGGACAGAGCTTGGCAGATTCTTAAATACTATCAGCGGCAGCTGGACTAGAAGAGGATACAGAGCTCCATCAGCATCACTAAACGGAAGATTTGCATTGAGATATTGCGTTGCTAACGGCGGACCAAACGGAGCAAACAGTAACTTTATCGGTGTTGACATGATTACCATCGAAAGAACTGCTGCACCTCCTCCTCCATCAACATGGCATGAGCAAACAACTCCTGTAACCACAACATTGTATTCTGTTTCAGCAGTTGATAATAACGTTGTTTGGGCTTGCGGCGCAGCCGGTAGAGTTATAATGACAACAAACGGCGGAACATGGGTAAATGCAACAGGAACCGGTATTCCTGCAGCACTTGCTTTATATAATATCTGGGGAATCAACAGTACTACTGCTCTCGTTACAGGTTCAGATGCAGTCGGAACATATATTTACAGAACTTCAAATTCAGGTTCTACCTGGACTCAAGTTCATTCACAAGCAGGCGGATTCTTTAATGTTATATTAATGTCAAATGCTACAACAGGTTGGGTACAGGGAGACCCGGTATCAAACAGATGGTCACTCTGGGGAACAACAAACGGCGGCGTAACCTGGGATTCTACAGGAAGATTCCTTCCAATGACAGGCTCAGAAGCTGGATGGAACAACTCTGCTCACTGGGTTGGAAATAACATCTGGTTCGGTACTAATAATACCAAAGTATATTACTCAGCAAACAACGGTCAGACCTGGACAGGTCAGGCACTTGGTGAGTTAAACTCATATGCAGTAAACTTCAATGCAACCGGAACAGGATTTGCCGGAGGTGCACTTTTAAGAATGAGCACTAACAACGGTAGTTCATGGGCTGCGAATACAACTCTCGGAACCGGTAACTTTACAGGTATTGCCAACAATGGAAACGAATGGTGGCAGGTAAGACAAGCAAATGGAATTTTTTATTCTTCAAATAACGGAACCAGCTGGACACAACAACATACTGCACCTGCAGGTACATATTCATTCATTACCAGAGCAAGAGACGGATTTATGTTATATGCTGTCCGTTCAAACGGAGCTGTATCTAAGTGGGGACCAACATCAGGTATAGACCCAGTTTCAACAGTTGCTTCAGATTACAAACTAAGTCAAAACTATCCTAATCCTTTCAACCCGGCAACAAAGATTAACTTCTCATTACCGAAGAACGGATTCGTAACATTAAAAGTTTATGACATCTTAGGTAAAGAAGTTGCTACCTTGGTAAACGAGTTCAAAGCAACAGGAACATATGCAGTTGACTTTAATGCAACAAATCTTGCAAGCGGAATTTATCTATACAAAATTCAGGCTGACGGATTTACTGCAACAAAGAGAATGATGTTAGTTAAGTAA
- a CDS encoding T9SS type A sorting domain-containing protein: protein MKGKFTLLYFLSLILVMGLLVGFISQITGDPNADTAPVTENTPGTGFEADTGRPLTFPYPTAFNFNYSAIPGPNSGTVGAIMNGSHWIMNKWNTPNMWYRRNNNGPSGGPGTLADSTTYPGAVRDLTNGPGGFVYGGSATNQLRRINPATGATMATFTTAGAIYRAIAYDPNRKGFWNCDFGGNITCYDTAGVLKGTITTIATAKYGLAWDSTSTADSAWLWVWNQGPGGTAATTAELYKYHVASGTLKATYIFNLTGPGVGIAGGAECMVVNNKFILALNWQNQAITGYVLKDMTPSNVQSVITRGSLNKAIPDNTPAGIADSFMVTGGGTVLGVEVVIDSIVHTWCGDLKVTLTHAGKTDTLVSRMGTGTFGLSQNDLINVALKDTATRGIWTATAADSTPQGGFRGSWRPGYRSAQDSLAKFIGTSAAGSWVVRVSDNASGDLGTWHRYTVRITTTSALTNNEVIASTISDYTLSQNYPNPFNPSTKINFSIPKAGFTTLKVYDILGKEVATLVNGMQTAGTHTIDFNASNLASGAYFYRIQVGDFVATKRMLLIK, encoded by the coding sequence ATGAAAGGAAAATTTACGCTACTTTATTTCCTTAGTCTTATTTTAGTGATGGGACTTTTAGTTGGTTTTATCAGCCAGATAACTGGAGACCCGAATGCAGATACTGCACCTGTAACCGAAAATACACCGGGAACAGGTTTTGAAGCAGATACAGGCAGACCTCTTACTTTCCCATACCCAACAGCATTTAATTTCAATTATTCAGCAATCCCAGGTCCGAACAGCGGAACTGTAGGTGCTATTATGAATGGCAGCCACTGGATTATGAATAAATGGAATACGCCTAACATGTGGTACAGAAGAAATAATAATGGTCCTTCAGGCGGTCCCGGAACTCTTGCTGATTCTACGACTTACCCGGGTGCAGTCAGAGATTTGACAAACGGACCAGGCGGATTTGTATACGGCGGTTCAGCAACAAATCAGTTAAGAAGAATTAATCCTGCTACCGGTGCTACAATGGCAACCTTTACAACAGCGGGCGCAATTTATAGAGCAATTGCTTATGATCCTAACAGAAAAGGTTTCTGGAACTGTGACTTTGGCGGAAACATTACCTGTTATGATACTGCAGGTGTTTTAAAAGGAACAATTACAACCATTGCAACAGCAAAATACGGCTTGGCATGGGATTCAACTTCAACAGCAGATTCTGCATGGTTATGGGTTTGGAACCAAGGTCCTGGCGGAACAGCTGCTACAACTGCTGAATTGTATAAATATCACGTTGCTTCTGGTACATTAAAAGCAACATATATCTTTAACCTTACCGGTCCCGGTGTTGGTATCGCAGGTGGTGCAGAATGTATGGTTGTTAATAACAAATTCATTCTTGCTTTGAACTGGCAGAACCAGGCAATTACAGGTTATGTATTGAAAGATATGACTCCTTCAAACGTTCAATCAGTTATAACTCGTGGAAGCTTAAATAAAGCTATTCCTGATAATACTCCAGCTGGTATTGCAGATTCATTCATGGTAACAGGTGGTGGAACTGTATTGGGAGTTGAAGTTGTAATTGACTCAATTGTTCATACCTGGTGTGGTGATTTAAAAGTCACTCTTACTCACGCAGGAAAAACCGATACTCTTGTCTCAAGAATGGGAACAGGTACATTCGGTTTAAGTCAGAATGATTTGATCAACGTAGCATTGAAAGATACAGCAACAAGAGGTATCTGGACAGCAACAGCAGCAGACTCAACTCCACAAGGTGGTTTCAGAGGAAGCTGGAGACCTGGATACAGAAGTGCACAGGATTCACTTGCTAAGTTCATAGGAACTTCAGCAGCAGGATCATGGGTAGTAAGAGTTTCTGATAATGCTTCAGGAGATTTGGGAACATGGCACAGATACACTGTGAGAATAACTACCACTTCTGCATTAACAAACAATGAAGTGATTGCAAGCACAATCAGTGATTATACATTATCACAGAACTATCCAAATCCGTTCAATCCTTCAACAAAAATAAACTTCTCAATTCCAAAAGCAGGGTTTACAACATTGAAAGTTTATGACATCTTGGGTAAAGAAGTAGCAACATTAGTAAATGGTATGCAGACCGCAGGTACACATACTATAGACTTTAATGCAAGCAATCTTGCATCAGGAGCTTACTTCTATAGAATACAAGTAGGTGACTTTGTAGCTACAAAGAGAATGTTACTTATTAAGTAA
- a CDS encoding kelch repeat-containing protein yields the protein MRVRKLLLYFIPLLVVSIVFFGYKNSEVKNTATSLTEAYGTDYKVPTYEPGFIDAIGSWSTGALALSRYYSGGVGYSRNDTGWIYTWGGDSVGAGKPSRTVYRYNVNTNVWSQVAPYPDSIRICASARLGDSLYGMGGINIFGGTAPPVAAMYMYNVNTNTWSTKAPLPQALYFNRAAGYQDSLIYHVGGYTGAVSVNNVYLYNAKTNTWRNATPLPIGTAEGACTIVGDTIVYVGGLQGGVVVGTTYRGVISQSDRSVITWTTGASYPTGVKYRMNAYNWGSKGALVVGGAVSGFTGTNTTYLYSPGANTWTLQQNKPTVICAYQGGVVNYSSGIAKCVIAGGVGSGALTGANEIFTDTLSTPPPPSIQTTITRGSLNKAIPDNTPAGIADSFMVTGGGTVLGVEVVIDSIVHTWCGDLKVTLTHAGKTDTLVSRMGTGTFGLSQNDLINVALKDTATRGIWTATAADSTPQGGFRGSWRPGYRSAQDSLAKFIGTSAAGSWVVRVSDNASGDLGTWHRYTVRVTTTTPLTNTETNVSVLNDYSLSQNYPNPFNPTTKINFSIPKSGLTTLKVYDILGKEVATLVNGFQNAGNFVVEFDASRLASGAYFYRLEVNGFVNTKKMLLIK from the coding sequence ATGAGAGTAAGAAAATTACTGTTATATTTTATTCCGTTATTGGTTGTTTCGATTGTTTTTTTCGGATACAAAAATAGCGAAGTAAAAAATACCGCAACTTCATTAACAGAAGCTTACGGCACAGATTATAAAGTTCCTACCTATGAACCCGGCTTTATAGATGCAATAGGTTCATGGTCAACAGGAGCTTTAGCTTTATCAAGATATTATTCAGGCGGTGTTGGTTATTCAAGAAATGATACAGGATGGATTTATACATGGGGCGGTGATTCGGTTGGTGCCGGAAAACCTTCAAGAACAGTTTACAGGTATAATGTTAATACCAATGTATGGTCTCAAGTAGCGCCTTACCCTGATTCAATCAGGATATGCGCATCAGCAAGATTGGGAGATTCTCTTTACGGTATGGGCGGTATTAACATATTCGGCGGAACAGCTCCTCCGGTAGCAGCTATGTATATGTATAATGTAAATACTAATACATGGTCAACAAAAGCACCTCTGCCTCAAGCTTTATATTTTAATAGAGCCGCCGGTTATCAGGATAGTTTGATTTATCATGTTGGTGGATATACCGGTGCAGTGTCTGTAAATAATGTTTATCTCTATAATGCAAAAACAAACACATGGAGAAACGCAACTCCGCTACCTATAGGAACCGCTGAAGGTGCATGTACAATTGTTGGTGATACGATTGTTTACGTCGGTGGATTACAAGGCGGTGTTGTTGTGGGCACAACTTACAGAGGTGTCATCAGTCAGTCAGACAGAAGTGTTATTACCTGGACAACAGGTGCGTCATATCCAACCGGTGTTAAATACAGAATGAATGCATATAATTGGGGCAGCAAAGGAGCATTAGTCGTTGGCGGCGCTGTATCAGGATTTACCGGAACAAACACAACTTATTTATACAGCCCCGGTGCTAATACCTGGACTCTTCAACAAAATAAACCTACAGTTATCTGCGCATATCAGGGTGGTGTTGTAAATTACTCGAGTGGTATTGCAAAATGCGTTATCGCAGGCGGTGTTGGCTCAGGTGCTTTGACCGGAGCTAACGAAATATTTACTGATACTTTAAGTACACCTCCTCCTCCAAGCATTCAGACAACAATCACCCGCGGAAGCTTGAACAAAGCTATTCCTGATAATACTCCAGCTGGTATTGCAGATTCATTCATGGTAACAGGTGGCGGAACTGTATTGGGAGTTGAAGTTGTAATTGACTCAATTGTTCATACCTGGTGTGGTGATTTAAAAGTCACTCTTACTCACGCAGGAAAAACCGATACACTTGTCTCAAGAATGGGAACAGGAACATTCGGATTAAGCCAGAATGATTTAATCAATGTAGCATTAAAAGATACAGCAACAAGAGGTATCTGGACAGCAACAGCAGCAGACTCAACTCCACAAGGTGGATTCAGAGGAAGCTGGAGACCTGGATACAGAAGTGCACAGGATTCACTTGCTAAGTTCATAGGAACTTCAGCAGCAGGATCATGGGTAGTAAGAGTTTCTGATAATGCTTCGGGAGATTTGGGAACATGGCACAGATATACTGTGAGAGTTACAACAACTACTCCATTGACAAATACTGAAACTAATGTATCAGTATTAAATGATTATTCATTGTCACAAAACTATCCAAATCCGTTCAACCCGACAACAAAGATTAACTTCTCAATTCCAAAGTCAGGACTTACAACATTGAAAGTTTATGACATCTTAGGAAAAGAGGTAGCAACTTTAGTAAACGGATTCCAGAATGCAGGAAATTTTGTAGTTGAATTTGATGCAAGCAGATTGGCATCAGGTGCATACTTCTACAGACTGGAAGTTAACGGTTTTGTAAATACAAAGAAAATGTTGCTCATCAAGTAA